Proteins from a genomic interval of Quercus robur chromosome 9, dhQueRobu3.1, whole genome shotgun sequence:
- the LOC126698399 gene encoding eukaryotic translation initiation factor 2 subunit alpha homolog produces MASQTPNLECRMYEAKYPEVDMAVMIQVKNIADMGAYVSLLEYNNIEGMILFSELSRRRIRSVSSLIKVGRIEPVMVLRVDKEKGYIDLSKRRVSEEDIQACEERYNKSKLVHSIMRHVAETMSIDLEDLYIHVGWPLYRKYGHAFEAFKIIVTDPDTVLNTLTREVKEIGPDGQEVTKVVPALSEEVKDSLVKNIRRRMTPQPLKIRADIEMKCFQFDGVLHIKDAMRKAEAAGNDDCPVKIKLVAPPLYVLTTQTLDKEQGIAVLNRAIIACTEAIEQHKGKLGVKEAPRAVSERDDKLLAEHMAKLREANEELSGDEDSEEEEDTGMGEVDVENAGITE; encoded by the exons ATGGCTTCGCAAACTCCAAACCTGGAGTGCCGAATGTACGAGGCGAAGTACCCTGAGGTTGACATGGCGGTGATGATTCAGGTGAAGAACATCGCCGACATGGGCGCCTACGTCTCACTCCTCGAGTACAACAACATCGAGGGCATGATCTTGTTCTCCGAGCTCTCACGGCGTCGGATTCGGAGCGTCAGCAGTCTCATCAAGGTGGGTCGGATCGAGCCCGTGATGGTGCTCCGTGTCGACAAAGAGAAGGGCTACATCGACCTTAGCAAGAGGAGAGTCTCCGAAGAAGATATCCAGGCTTGCGAGGAGAGGTACAATAAGAGCAAGCTTGTTCACTCCATTATGCGTCACGTCGCTGAGACTATGTCTATCGATTTGGAG GATCTGTATATCCATGTTGGCTGGCCTTTATACCGGAAATATGGTCATGCTTTTGAG GCATTCAAAATTATTGTGACTGATCCTGATACTGTTCTGAATACTCTTACCCGTGAAGTCAAAGAAATTGGTCCTGATGGACAGGAG GTAACTAAGGTGGTTCCTGCATTATCGGAGGAAGTGAAAGATTCTCTAGTAAAAAACATTAGGAGAAGAATGACACCCCAACCTTTGAAGATTCGGGCTGACATTGAAATGAAATGCTTTCAATTTGATGGCGTTCTTCACATCAAG GATGCCATGCGAAAAGCTGAAGCTGCTGGCAATGATGACTGTcctgttaaaataaaattggttgcTCCTCCACTTTATGTTCTAACCACTCAGACTCTTGACAAG GAGCAAGGAATAGCGGTTCTCAACAGAGCAATTATAGCTTGCACTGAAGCAATAGAACAGCACAAGGGAAAACTTGGTGTGAAGGAGGCACCCAGAGCG GTGAGTGAACGGGATGACAAACTACTTGCTGAGCACATGGCCAAGCTACGCGAAGCTAATGAAGAGTTGAGTGGTGATGAGGATAGTGAAGAGGAGGAAGACACAGGAATGGGAGAAGTTGATGTGGAGAATGCCGGCATAACAGAGTGA